Part of the Wolbachia endosymbiont (group B) of Eucosma cana genome, GCTGCCATATGAAAGACGGTGTCACCGTTGCTATTCTCACGCAAAACCTCTTGGTAAACGTCAAATTTCCTCTCTTCCAACTTTTTTTCTATCATGCTTAAAAACGATAAATCAAGTTGGGCAGCAAAATGTAAAGGGGTGTTTCCTTCATTATTACTCTTATTTACTTGCATGCTTCTGTCTATTAATAGACTCACACATTTTTTTCTTAGTTCTGTTTCTGTATTACTCGATAGAGCTAAGTGTAGGGCCATATTTCCTTTGCGTGTTTCTGTGCTTAAATCGTAATCAGGAAATTTATTGAGTAAAAATGTTAGACAATCATACTTCCCGTACATTGCAGCTAAATGTACAAGATCTCTTCCATACTCACCTTTGGATTGAAGTATGCTATTTCCTATATTTTCATAAAATAGCTCTATACAATATGTATTACCATGTATAATAGCAATATGTAAGGGGGTGTTACCTTGTTTATTCTGAACAATTTTTGCACCTGATTGAATAAACAATTCTATTAGCTGTTTATTTCCATGTTTTGCAGTTATATGCAATGGGGTGTTACCATCTACATTTTCTTGATTAATTTCACTTTTTAGTCTACCTAAAAATTTTAGATGCTCTATAAGAAAATTTATGGCATTTTCTTGAGTTTCTGAGTTACCTGCAATCTTATGAAAAGGATTCTCATTATATTTATTTTTTAAAAATTGTACTTGATTATAAATGAAGAATTTTATGCACTCAGCATTTCCAGATTGCACAGCATAGTGTAATGCGTTATTTCCATATTTATCTGTTTTAATTTTCTCCCTATCAAAAATTCCTTTTGCTGTCAATATTTCTTTTAAATATTCTAGGAGGTTAGGACTTCCGCTTCTGGCAGCATAGTGTAACTCAGTTTTATTATTGGTAGTGCAACTAAAATCTGCTTCATTTTCTATGAGAATTTTCAAGCATTCTTTATTGCCAGATTTAGCCGCATAGTGTAGTGGTGTTTTGCCATCTCTATCTTTATTCCTTAATGCTTCTTCAATGTCAAAATTAGAATTTTCTATCACAAAACGTAAAATATCTTCTTTATCCAACTCAGCTAAATAATGTAGAAGTGTTTTATCATTACTATCTGCAAAATTCTCCAATTTTATAATCAATTCTCTGTCCATACCAAGGATTAGAGATACAGCTATTTTAACATGAATATCATAATTCCTATTTTTCTTTTGTTCTTTCCCGATTCTTTCAATAGCCACTGTTAATAGCGAAGAACCATCATCACTTGTTATATTCCATCCATCTTGACGAAATTTTTCAGCTAATGAATTACTTATATTTTCTGCTAAAATCCTGCTTTTTATACAATCAAGATTATTAGTACATATATTATAGTTTTCTTCTTGAGTTACTTTATTAATATAATCATATATGATTATTAGGTCTTGCTTATTGACTTTATCTTCTGAATTGCCTTGTAATGAAGAGAGGTCAATCTTACTAATTGCTCTGGCCATACCAATGGTTCCCGCAGCAAATAAACCTGAACTGAGTGTCTTTGCGCTTGTACTAGATTTAGCTTTGAAAACACTAGTAACTGTATTTTTGAACATACTGTACCTCATAAATAGTAATGCTGGTAGTGAATAAGGCTTTCCACTATAATTTTCAAGCCTACAAAAATTCACCAGCGGCCGCATTATATAGTAGATAATTTTTTGTGCCAGTAATATTTTCTAATTCCCACTTTGGCCTTGGTGCAAAGTCAAGAGAGTCTACATAGTTTCTCTGTAACCTTTCAATTCCTGTCCATCCAACCATCACTGCATTGTCTGTACATAAATTGCTTGGAGGAGAAAGCACGTTCAAGTCTATGTGCTTTTTTAATCTCTCTTTCAGGAAATTATTTGCTGCAACTCCACCAGTAATTACAAAATCATTAATTTTAATATTTAAGGATGAAGCAATAGTAATTGCATTTTTGACTCTATCAAGTAGTATGTCGCTGACACACTCTTGAAATGAGGCACACATATCACATACATCCTGTTCATTCATTACAAGTTCTCGTATTAAGTTTTTTACTGCTGTTTTAATTCCAGAAAACGAAAAGTCACATCCGGAGCGTTTTGTCATCGCCCTTGGCAGTTTAAATCTCATACCATCACCTTTTTTAGCTAATTTTTCAATCAATGGACCTCCTGGATAGCTTAGACCCAGCATCTTAGCGACTTTGTCAAATGCTTCTCCTAATGAGTCATCAAGCGTTTCTCCAAGTTTGATGTATTTACCTACATCCTGTGCAATTAAAAATTGACAATGGCCACCTGATATCAGTAGGACTAAAAACGGAAATTTAACTTCATATAGTAGCCTAACAACTAACGCATGTGCTTCTAAGTGATTGACTGCAATAAACGGTTTTTGTGCTACATGCGCAATTGCTTTAGCCATCATTGTACCAACTATTAATCCACCTATGAGTCCTGGTCCTGATGTCGCTGCAATTGCATCCAAATCACAAAAACTAAGGTTATATTTTTCCATAGCACTTTTTATTAAACCACTTAAATGCTTCATATGAGCACGTGATGCTATTTCGGGAATCACTCCACCGCGCTTTTTATGCTCTGCCTGAGAAAGAATTTCGTGAGCAAGAACTTGCTTGTTGCTATTTACAATTGCAACTGCAGTTTCATCGCAGCTTGTTTCAATAGCTAAAATAGTCTTCATAAATACTTTGATTATAAAAAACTATACCTTGAAATGCTGTAGAAGTTAACTGGAAAACATATATACCTTGAGCTAAATCTACACTATTACCTATTTTGCTGACTTATAGATGCAGTTCTAGATCAAATAGCGGCCTTCCTAAACCCTTTCCATGAATTAATCAGCAACTCATTTATTATATTCTCTTGGTCAGACATCTTAATTTCTTTCTTTACCCTGTAATAAACCTTTTGCCAATTTCCAACTTATGGGATAAAATCGCTTTCATTATTAAAAATCATTAATAATATAAGAAGAATTACTAAATTCTATTCTTTTCGTTGAAGATATATCAAGAATCTCAAATTCTGTACCCACGTTTTCAACTCTATGGCCAATAGCACTGCTAATAAAAAACCTTCTTTATTAGAGTTCTCCTATCCTTTTTCTGTATTAAGTAACGCCGATTTTACCACACCTAGATTTACACTCGTATAAAAATGTTCTGCTTTTTTATCTTTATCCTTACCGTTGCTCTCACTGTTTTTGTAAGAAAAAGATGTGCTTGACACACAGATTAATAACAACATTGAAATAGCTGTTTTTAGTAGTGATATTTATACTAATAATAAATATCTTTGGTATGCTATACTAGTAATAAAACAAGTCAATCTTTTAATAAAAGTAAGTTTTTAAGTGGTAGGTACCTACCACTCAATGAACTAGATATAAAACCTGAATCCAATTTCTACTATATGAGAATGAGAATGATATCTATCATAATCTTGAAGCTGCTTTACCTTAGGAGTATTATTTAGCAAACCAAGAAATCTGTAACCAAAAGATATCTCAGTTGAACTACTTGAACGATAGCTTAAACCAAACTTTCCCTGATAAGCTTTTATGAAATCATCTTTCGTGTCAAAATTGATGAATTGGCTTAATTGGGCTAATCCTACACCAAAACCAATGTATGGAGTAAAAAGACTGCTATTATTAAAGTGATAGTAACCATTTGTCATTAGCATAAGAGTGGGGATGCCTTCGTTTCCACTCGTTGGAGTCATACTCTCAATCTCAATACTAATACCAATTCTCATTGTTGTGGAGTCAAATAGGAAACAGAGCAGAGTTGTTTAATTGTAGAAGTAGCAAGAGAGGTAAGAAATTTGCATAAAGTGCTCTCAAGCAAAGCAATAGTACTGTATATTTTATTGCGCAAAATGTTCTGTTTTATATATAACCAAAGCCTCTCAACAGGATTAAGTTCAGGTGAA contains:
- the tsaD gene encoding tRNA (adenosine(37)-N6)-threonylcarbamoyltransferase complex transferase subunit TsaD, which codes for MKTILAIETSCDETAVAIVNSNKQVLAHEILSQAEHKKRGGVIPEIASRAHMKHLSGLIKSAMEKYNLSFCDLDAIAATSGPGLIGGLIVGTMMAKAIAHVAQKPFIAVNHLEAHALVVRLLYEVKFPFLVLLISGGHCQFLIAQDVGKYIKLGETLDDSLGEAFDKVAKMLGLSYPGGPLIEKLAKKGDGMRFKLPRAMTKRSGCDFSFSGIKTAVKNLIRELVMNEQDVCDMCASFQECVSDILLDRVKNAITIASSLNIKINDFVITGGVAANNFLKERLKKHIDLNVLSPPSNLCTDNAVMVGWTGIERLQRNYVDSLDFAPRPKWELENITGTKNYLLYNAAAGEFL
- a CDS encoding P44/Msp2 family outer membrane protein translates to MRIGISIEIESMTPTSGNEGIPTLMLMTNGYYHFNNSSLFTPYIGFGVGLAQLSQFINFDTKDDFIKAYQGKFGLSYRSSSSTEISFGYRFLGLLNNTPKVKQLQDYDRYHSHSHIVEIGFRFYI